In Carya illinoinensis cultivar Pawnee chromosome 9, C.illinoinensisPawnee_v1, whole genome shotgun sequence, the following are encoded in one genomic region:
- the LOC122275866 gene encoding LOW QUALITY PROTEIN: pleiotropic drug resistance protein 2-like (The sequence of the model RefSeq protein was modified relative to this genomic sequence to represent the inferred CDS: inserted 1 base in 1 codon) — protein MASALAGDDLARSTSSKRSYTSASRKSWASSSFREVWTPPMDVFSRSGRQDNEEEELRWAAIERLPTYDRLRKGMLRQVLDNGRVVQNEVDVANLGTQDKKQLMESILKVVDEDNEKFLGRVRERTDMVGIEIPKIEVRYEHLSVEGDAYVGSRALPTLLNATLNTIERILGVVHLAPPKKRKIQILEDVSGIVKPSRMTLLLGPPGAGKTTLLLALAGKLDDDLRASGRITYCGHELSEFIPRRTCAYISQHDLHYGEMTVRETLDFSGRCLGVGTRYEMLAELSRREKEVGIKPDPEIDAFMKATAMPGQKTSLVTDYIIKILGLDICSDIMVGDEMRRGISGGQKKRLTTGEMLVGPAKVLLMDEISTGLDSSTTFQICKFMRQMVHIMEVTMVVSLLQPAPEAFDLFDDIILLSEGQVVYQGPRENILEFFEFMGFKCPERKGVADFLQEVTSKKDQEQYWFKKNQPYRYISVPEFAQAFGSFHIGQQLAADLSIPYDRARAHPAALVTEKYGISNWELFKACFSREWLLMKRNSFVYIFKTTQITIMSIIAFTVFLRTEMPVGSVLNGGKFYGALFFSLINVMFNGMAELAMTVFRLPVFYKQRDFLFYPAWAFSLPIWVLRIPLSFVESAIWIILTYYPIGFAPSASRFFRQFLAFFGIHQMALSLFRFIAAVGRTQVVASTLGTFTLLMVFVLGGFIVSKNDIEPWMIWGYYISPMMYGQNAIVMNEFLDKRWSEPSTNGATVGQVLLKSRGFFTDEYWFWICIGALFGFSLLFNLLFIAALTFLNPLGDSKAVIVDEENDRKKKKSSAGQHGAEGINLPVRSSSEIVDASDNSQRRGMVLPFQPLSLAFNHVNYYVDMPAEMKTQGVEENRLQLLRDVSGAFIPGVLTALVGVSGAGKTTLMDVLAGRKTGGYTEGTISISGYPKNQTTFARVCGYCEQNDIHSPYVTIYESLLYSAWLRLSSDVKTQKRKMFVEEVMELVELKPLRDALVGLPGIDGLSTEQRKRLTIAVELVANPSIIFMDEPTSGLDARAAAIVMRTVRNTVDTGRTVVCTIHQPSIDIFEAFDELLLMKRGGQIIYSGPLGRHSHKLLEYFEAVPGVPKIKDGYNPATWMLEVTAPSVEGQLDVDFAEIYANSSLYQRNQELINALSTPASGSNDLYFPTQYSQPFPVQCKACFWKQYWSYWRNPQYNAIRFFMTIVIGALFGLIFWNQGDKMAKQRAKQQDLMNLLGAMYAAVLFLGATNASAVQSIVAIERTVFYRERAAGMYSPLPYAFAQVAVETIYVAIQTFVYSLLLYSMIGXEWKAGKFLWFYYYIFMCFVYFTMYGMMIVALTPGHQIAAICMSFFLSFWNLFSGFLLPRTQIPIWWRWYYWASPVAWTLYGLVTSQVGDKDTVLEIPGSGSMPLKTFLKEELGFDYDFLPVVAVVHLGWVLLFFFVFAYGIKFLNFQRR, from the exons ATGGCGTCGGCTTTGGCGGGAGACGATCTCGCCCGGTCGACTAGCAGTAAGAGGAGCTATACATCGGCTAGCCGAAAGAGCTGGGCGTCGTCCAGCTTCCGGGAAGTATGGACCCCGCCGATGGACGTGTTCAGCCGTAGCGGGCGGCAGGATAACGAGGAGGAGGAGCTGCGATGGGCTGCCATCGAGCGGCTGCCGACCTACGATCGGCTAAGGAAGGGGATGCTGAGGCAGGTCCTCGACAATGGTAGAGTTGTGCAAAATGAGGTGGACGTCGCCAATCTTGGGACCCAGGACAAGAAGCAGTTGATGGAGAGCATACTCAAGGTTGTGGACGAAGACAACGAGAAGTTTCTTGGGAGAGTCAGGGAGAGGACTGACAT GGTGGGGATTGAGATTCCTAAGATTGAGGTTCGGTATGAGCATTTGTCCGTGGAGGGGGACGCGTATGTCGGGAGTCGAGCGCTTCCTACTCTTCTTAATGCTACCTTGAACACAATCgag AGGATTCTCGGAGTGGTTCACCTTGCTCCacccaagaaaagaaaaatccagATACTTGAGGATGTTAGTGGAATCGTCAAACCATCGAG GATGACTCTACTTCTGGGTCCCCCAGGCGCAGGAAAAACAACATTGTTGCTGGCGCTTGCTGGGAAACTCGATGACGATCTAAGG GCATCTGGGAGAATCACCTATTGTGGTCATGAATTGAGTGAATTTATTCCTCGAAGAACTTGTGCTTACATTAGTCAACATGATCTTCACTATGGAGAAATGACTGTCAGAGAGACGCTGGATTTCTCAGGACGCTGTCTAGGGGTTGGTACAAGATATGAAATGTTGGCAGAACTctcaagaagagagaaagaagtgGGAATTAAGCCAGATCCTGAAATTGATGCATTCATGAAGGCCACAGCCATGCCAGGTCAAAAGACTAGTTTGGTAACAGATTATATTATCAAG ATACTTGGACTGGATATCTGCTCGGATATTATGGTTGGAGATGAGATGAGGAGAGGTATCTCTGGTGGACAGAAGAAGCGTCTGACAACTG GGGAAATGTTAGTCGGACCGGCAAAGGTTCttcttatggatgagatatcaACAGGGTTAGATAGTTCTACTACTTTCCAGATATGCAAGTTCATGAGGCAAATGGTTCATATTATGGAAGTGACCATGGTCGTTTCTCTTCTACAGCCAGCGCCAGAGGCATTTGATCTTTTTGATGACATTATCCTACTTTCAGAAGGTCAGGTTGTCTACCAAGGTCCTAGAGAAAACATCCTTGAGTTCTTCGAGTTCATGGGTTTCAAATGCCCAGAAAGGAAAGGGGTTGCTGACTTCTTGCAAGAAGTAACGTCCAAGAAGGATCAAGAACAATATTGGTTCAAGAAGAACCAACCTTACAGATACATCTCGGTTCCTGAATTTGCACAGGCCTTCGGTTCTTTCCATATTGGCCAACAGCTTGCAGCTGATCTTAGCATTCCTTATGACAGAGCTAGAGCCCACCCAGCTGCATTGGTGACAGAGAAGTATGGTATATCAAACTGGGAACTATTCAAGGCATGCTTTTCAAGGGAGTGGCTGCTAATGAAGCGTAATTCTTTTGTGTACATATTCAAGACTACCCAGATAACAATCATGTCGATAATTGCCTTTACAGTTTTCCTTAGAACAGAAATGCCAGTGGGATCTGTATTGAATGGAGGAAAGTTTTATGGGGCACTATTTTTCAGCCTGATTAATGTGATGTTCAATGGGATGGCAGAATTGGCAATGACTGTTTTCAGGCTTCCTGTCTTCTATAAACAGAGGGATTTCTTATTCTATCCTGCTTGGGCTTTTTCCTTACCTATTTGGGTCCTCAGAATCCCTCTATCATTCGTAGAATCAGCAATATGGATCATTCTTACATACTACCCGATTGGATTTGCACCATCTGCTAGCAG GTTTTTCCGACAGTTCTTAGCATTCTTTGGCATACATCAGATGGCACTGTCCCTATTTCGGTTCATTGCTGCAGTCGGAAGAACACAAGTTGTTGCAAGTACATTGGGTACCTTCACCTTGCTAATGGTTTTTGTGCTTGGAGGGTTCATTGTCTCCAAAA ATGACATTGAGCCATGGATGATATGGGGCTATTATATTTCTCCTATGATGTATGGGCAGAATGCCATAGTAATGAATGAATTTCTTGATAAAAGATGGAGTGAG CCCAGTACTAATGGAGCTACAGTTGGACAAGTCCTGCTCAAGTCCAGAGGCTTCTTTACCGATGAGTACTGGTTTTGGATTTGTATTGGAGCACTTTTTggattttctcttctcttcaaccttttatttattgcaGCATTGACTTTCCTTAATC CTTTGGGTGATTCAAAAGCAGTCATTGtggatgaggaaaatgacaggaagaaaaagaagtcatcCGCTGGACAGCATGGAGCGGAAG GTATCAATCTGCCTGTGAGAAGTTCTTCAGAAATTGTTGATGCTTCAGATAATAGCCAAAGAAGAGGAATGGTTTTACCCTTCCAACCTCTTTCACTTGCATTTAACCACGTGAATTACTACGTGGATATGCCAGCT GAAATGAAGACTCAAGGGGTTGAAGAAAATCGCCTTCAATTGTTACGAGACGTTAGTGGTGCTTTCATACCAGGGGTACTGACAGCGCTTGTGGGTGTCAGTGGTGCAGGGAAGACAACCCTTATGGACGTGTTAGCAGGAAGAAAGACGGGTGGCTACACTGAAGGAACCATTAGCATATCCGGTTATCCTAAAAACCAAACAACATTTGCCAGGGTTTGTGGTTACTGTGAACAGAATGACATTCATTCACCATATGTTACTATCTACGAATCTCTCCTATATTCAGCTTGGCTCCGTCTATCTTCGGATGTAAAGACACAAAAACGAAAG ATGTTTGTAGAAGAAGTTATGGAATTGGTTGAGCTTAAACCACTGAGAGATGCACTAGTTGGCCTTCCAGGGATAGATGGTCTTTCAACAGAACAAAGGAAGAGGCTGACAATAGCTGTGGAGCTGGTTGCTAATCCTTCTATCATCTTCATGGATGAACCGACTTCTGGTTTGGATGCCAGAGCTGCTGCTATCGTTATGCGTACAGTTAGAAATACAGTGGATACTGGAAGAACTGTTGTATGCACTATCCACCAGCCTAGCATAGACATTTTCGAAGCTTTTGATGAA CTATTGCTAATGAAAAGAGGAGGACAAATCATTTATTCCGGACCTCTTGGTCGCCATTCTCACAAGCTACTAGAATATTTTGAG GCTGTACCAGGAGTTCCTAAGATCAAGGATGGCTATAATCCTGCTACATGGATGCTTGAAGTCACTGCTCCGTCAGTTGAGGGACAACTTGATGTGGATTTTGCCGAAATTTACGCCAATTCCTCACTTTATCA GAGGAATCAGGAACTCATAAATGCGCTCAGTACTCCGGCATCAGGCTCCAATGACCTCTACTTCCCAACCCAATACTCCCAACCTTTCCCTGTTCAGTGCAAAGCTTGTTTTTGGAAACAATATTGGTCATATTGGAGAAACCCTCAGTACAATGCCATCCGTTTCTTCATGACAATAGTCATTGGTGCATTATTTGGTCTTATCTTCTGGAACCAAGGAGACAAGAT GGCCAAACAACGAGCCAAACAACAAGATTTGATGAATCTATTGGGAGCCATGTATGCTGCAGTGCTTTTCCTTGGAGCTACCAATGCTTCTGCGGTGCAGTCAATTGTTGCCATTGAAAGAACAGTTTTCTACCGCGAAAGAGCAGCCGGAATGTATTCCCCACTGCCTTACGCATTTGCTCAG GTGGCCGTAGAGACAATTTATGTTGCAATTCAAACTTTTGtttattctcttcttctttactCCATGATCG TCGAATGGAAGGCAGGCAAATTCTTGTGGTTCTACTACTACATATTCATGTGCTTTGTCTACTTCACCATGTATGGAATGATGATTGTTGCACTGACACCGGGCCATCAAATTGCTGCCATTTGTATGTCATTCTTCCTCAGCTTCTGGAACCTGTTCTCTGGTTTTCTACTTCCCAGGACG CAAATCCCAATTTGGTGGAGGTGGTACTACTGGGCTTCTCCGGTGGCTTGGACACTGTATGGTCTGGTGACCTCTCAAGTGGGTGACAAAGACACTGTCCTTGAGATTCCTGGATCCGGAAGCATGCCATTGAAGACATTCCTTAAAGAGGAGTTAGGTTTTGATTATGACTTCCTTCCAGTCGTTGCCGTGGTCCATCTTGGCTGggttctcctcttcttctttgtgTTTGCCTATGGCATCAAATTCCTCAACTTCCAAAGAAGATAA